ctgctctaagcatttaatTGCATACTTTCTTTCaaaaatgcaaactttctttcattcaaatctgttcaATAATgatacatatgcctctctatttatagagggaaagtttacaatcatactaatactaggagctagtttcccaataggactagacactcctactacaactaaaaattcaaaataggactaggactttaCTTTATGACTCTaacatggagtagaactaactaactaatagttcATATAGAACTTTGCAACCAACTAATGACCTAATAggtctttattgaattaaatagcaactaattaaactaacaaataaaatctcgttttcctaccttctacccatattttaggcccattaaagtggcacatttcaaagaaaacccataggatcaaaggcccaacacaaacataacacaacccaaggcttatttgcaataaaataagcccaagtgacttatctacatcaatcaAGCTCAGGTGGTACATGAGTACCATGAgtaggttgttgttgttgggttTCCACGGCCAGCATTCTTGCATTAAGAGCCTTCTGTCCTGTTGTCAATGTCCATAACATCTCCATTATGGAAGCTATGGAAGTCATCATCTCAACAGTAGAGTTGTTCTCTGTCATGCTCaaataccacttaatgtaaaGTTGATTTAGACAAGTCAAACAAGCTCACAACTGCAGGATTTTTTAACCAAAGAACAACTataaaccaacccaaaaaaaatgcataGGAAATCATACTATAAAGAATTACAGACAAAACTACAGCAGAATCTAAAAACTCAACCAAAACTGATGGCTGGTTTGCCCTAGGAAGATTCTGAAAACTCTCACAGAATCTGCAATTTTCTGGGTAGAACTGAGAGGAAAACTGAATTCAATACCTGTAAGAACCTAAGTAGATCAGTAACACTTTGTATCgttaagagaagaagaaaagaaaataacttgaagaagaagaacctctcgggcttcacaccacagagagtcaattggatcaaacaccaattccatcagccttgatcaaacacaagacaactcttcatggagaagacaatagtagcaaccattaatttttttttctatcaaaatcattctagccttaggagcctcctcttctttatttataatgtagATAGGGGAGAGAATTacaaatagaaggttccttaaaggaaaccttaatttagtctcctaatacaatatttactaaaaactgaaattagaaactagctgaaaaatgaaactaactactaatgacttgactcaactaataacttgattcctaagaaaacaaatataacttaaactaaacccaacttaaaataaaactaatgaaaaagaaaacaaactagCAATCCCGTATGCAACTTTAAAGTCCTtcttttaggcccataaaagtcgTCTATTACGctcatgtatggaacccaaccctaggcttatacctaataaaacaaacctaTTTTGGTCATGAATCTGCATCAATCCTTGTTCTTCCtcataaaaatttatttatttatttcaccTTTTTTAGGAAAGGCATTGTCATCGTTCGCATGAACAGGTGACACGCACACTCAAGGAGATATATATACATAGTAGCAATAGTGAAGGTACCATTTTCTGGAACTGGTGGCTGAGAAATGGAGGTATCCCCCTCTATGTCTCTATTTAAGGCAGCAGTGAATGCCTCTACATCTGCACCAGAATGCATGGTTTCATCCTGCaaatatttgaaaagaaaatttaattaattttcaaaattacatATGACCTGAGCATGAAATAACAACCAGCAATGAACGATCCAACATAGGTAAACaatttcaataaaagaaaaacgaaATTGAGGATGAAAGATCAATAACCTCGTCATCTTCAAGGAGCTTCATGATGGAGGGATCCATTAACAACGTGAAATTAGATGATTCCACTAGTTTGAATGATAAAAATTATGATTTCCGCTTCTGAGaattgggggttgggggggggggggggaggttcATATtagataaaagagaaaaatcaatatttatcaGAATACAGGGAAAATAACATCAatgaattttttacttttaccATTCAGAGATATATTTTTAGCCGAACTAGGTAATTCTCACATCATCACCTGGGATAAACCTAGCATTGGCAATCAGGTAATTCTCACATCATCACCTGGGATAAACCTAGCATTGGCAATGCAAGACAAGAATGAATCAACAGAAAACAGAAGAGGAGGACAAAACTGAGTAAAAATacctttaaataaataaatagtggaTCCACAAGGTCCTCAAATGTTGCATCCTTGATGGTAATTGTTTGAAAGAACCCAACCCAACTACCTAGAAAAATTGGAGGGTGGGGAAGAGAACAAAATAATTAACAATGGGTTTCTGAATACAAGGACTATGTTACGACTCAGCATGACGTTGAGGAGCTGAGTAGCACTTCTACCACGATAGCACCCCACTCGGCAAGGAGAAACACACAAACCTCATGAAGAGCATCCTAGGGAATATTCTATTTTTCTGTTAGAGGGTAGACAATTGTAGGGATGTTATATACACAGTAAGAGATGTGATGTAGGGGCAATGACTATATGAAaattctttctctcctctttgtttTTCTAGGAGGTAGCTACCCTCGAAGTTAGCCTGTGACCTTTTATCTCGCCGTTCACGAAGACGTTCGTACCATTGGTGCTTTTATTGAGAACTATGGCCGACGGAACTTGCCTCGGCCAACTGGAGTCTGTTAAGCTCCTCAACAAGACGACGGCAGCGCACAACGAACGTCTAAACTCCCTTCGATCCACCATCACCGTCCAACAATAGTCCACCTCTGAGCTTATGTTGCGATTCACCACCATTAACAATCGCCTTGAGCAAGCCTTGCGCATCAACCCATCTTCCCCACCTGAAATTTCTTTTGGCTGTCCATCCACCTATACCTTACCACTGCTACATACCACTCAGCCTCATACCACCCAAACTCGTGCGATTCCCCTTGATTTTCCCAGATTCAATGGCATTGATCCAGTTGGATGGATCTTCAAGGTCGAATACTTCTTCGATTACCATGGTGCCGCCGACAATCAACGCCTTATGATTTCTTCCTTCTATATGGATGGCCCTGCCCTCTGGTGGTTTCAAGGGGTGCTCCGTGTCGTTTGGTTCACTGCCTGGCCGGATTTCACTCAAGCATTGAAGAGTCATTTTGGGATTTCCAAGTTCGAGGATCTTCAGGGCACTCTGCCCAAACCCATACAATCGGCCCCCATTTGCAGACCAACAATCTCGAAGTGAAGCTTCGGCAAACCTCACCGCCAACATCTCTCCACCAAGTTTAATCAGCCGTTTCATTTCTAGACCTCGATCCGACATCCCCAATGAAGTATTGGCTCTCCGATCAAGTTCTATGTCCCAAACAGTTGGTCTCATCCATCAAcaagaagagaaatttgttgAAGTCCGACACCTTACGATCCAAACTAGCATAACTGCTTGTACTCAACCACCACTTCTCCCTTCACCGGCACTCCCACCAGCCACTGCTGCCCCGTCTGATCATCGGATCCCAAAATCCGTTGGAATTTGAAGCTCAATGCTTCGAACTAACATGACCACCATACCTCAATCGGTCCCGATCCAATGTCCGACCTAAACAGAGATGCAGCTCTACCGAGAGGAAGGCCTATGCCACAACTTCTATGAGAAATTCTCCCCTAGCCACAGATGTAAGCCTCGCCAactattttttctcttgtatGAGGATGACGCCCTAACTATGGATTTGTTGGATAAAGACTCAGCAGCAGATGCTGAACCTTCCATTCCAATCAACTTGAATTAGTcgatggagattttgaatcatACTATGTTAGGCTACTCTTCCCCCTAACACTACGGATGTCAAGGACTATCGTTAGAACTCCGATACAAATTATGGTTGATGGCGGCAGCGCGCACAACTTCGTCCAAAGTCGGGTCGTCCAACATTTTGGTCTCGTTATTAAAACCTCTCCCATCATCATGGTCTTGGTCGGAAATGGTGATTGCATTTCTAGCAAACGGGTTGAGAGACGCCTCCCAGAAATTTTAGGAGAGCTGCTTCAAGTGCCTCGTCAAAGAAGGGATGCAAGCCAGTTAACAACTTATGAACATGGTTTCTGTGTTAGACTCAAGGGATCCTATGCTGGGAGCAAAGCTGAGAAATATTATGTCCATAACCACTTGAGCTTCATAGTCATGTATCACAAGAACCTTGAGACTGCTTCTACTCACGTGGCTGGCTTTGAGGTTGCTCTAATCAGCATTGATCATGAGTACAATGCTTGGGATGATATGGACACTCAATTGGTAAGATACACCAAAAATATAATTGAAGGTAAGGAGTTTGTATTTACATATGATGTTTCTTTCAAGCCTAGTGAAATCAAGTGGGCATCTAGTTGGGACACCTACCTCCTTATGAATGAAGAACAAATCCATTGGTTCTCCATTCTCAATTTTCTGATGATTGTCCTCTTCCTTTCTGGTATGAGAACTCTCTGTAGAGATATTGCCAACTATAAACAGTTGGAGATCAAGGATGAAGCCTAAGAGGAAACTGCAGGGTGGAAGCTTGCCCAGGAAATGTTTTCAGACCCCCCATCAATTCTGGTTTACTCCGTTTCTATGTTGGGACAGGGGTCCAGATCTTTGGAATGACACTTGTTCCGATGAGTTTTGCATTAGTGGGTTTCCTATCACCTTTAAACCGAAGGCAGCTTATGACTACCACAGTTCTCTTGTGGGTTTTCATGGGTTTAATTGCAGGTTACTCAGTTCACTGGTACAAGATGTTCAAGGGTGCAGAATGGAAGAGAAATACTTTGAAAGCTGCGTTCATGTTTCCTGGTATACTCTTTGCAATCTTGTTTGCGTTGAATGCACTCAAATGGGGAGAGCAGTTTTTAGGTGTGTTGCCCTTTGGCACCATGTTTGCTCTTGTATTCTTATGGTTTGGTATATCAGTACCATTGGTTTTTGTGGGTAACTATTTGGGTTTCAAGAGCCCAGCTATTGAAGACCCAGTGAAGACAAATCAGATCCCAAGAGAGATACCAAAGCAGGCTTGGTACATGAAACCAGCCTTTTCTATTCTTATCGGAGGCATACTTTCCTTTGGAGCTGTCTTTGTTGAACTCTATTTCATCTTGACATCAATATGGTTTAACCAGTTCTACTACATCTTCAGCCCCTTGCAAGCCTTAGACAATGTGGGGAAGGTCACTTGTAAACTTGACTCATCGGCCATGGCAAAAAGTCGCCACAAGCAGCGCGACTGCGAGGTAAGACATGCTCTAGTCCACTGGGGTGGTTTACCTTGGAAGAGGCTTCATGGGAAGACATTACTGTTATTCATTATTTCCCACTCGAtccttgaggacaaggttccTTCGGAAGAAGATGGCAATGTTACGACTCAGCATGATGTTGAAGAGCTGAGTAGCACTTCTGCCACGATAGCACCCCACTCGGGAAGGAGAAACACACAAACTTCATGAAGAGCATCCTAGGGAATATTCTATTTTTCTGTTAGAGGGTAGACAATTGTAGGGATGTTATATACACAGTAAGAGATGTGATGTAGGGGCAATGAATATATGAAaatcctttctctcctctctgttCTTCCAGGAGGTAGCTACCCTCGAAGTTAGCCTGTGGCCTTTTATCTCGCCGTTCACGAAGA
The window above is part of the Macadamia integrifolia cultivar HAES 741 unplaced genomic scaffold, SCU_Mint_v3 scaffold773, whole genome shotgun sequence genome. Proteins encoded here:
- the LOC122069942 gene encoding LOW QUALITY PROTEIN: transmembrane 9 superfamily member 7-like (The sequence of the model RefSeq protein was modified relative to this genomic sequence to represent the inferred CDS: inserted 1 base in 1 codon; substituted 1 base at 1 genomic stop codon), producing MVLVGNGDCISSKRVERRLPEILGELLQVPRQRRDASQLTTYEHGFCVRLKGSYAGSKAEKYYVHNHLSFIVMYHKNLETASTHVAGFEVALISIDHEYNAWDDMDTQLVRYTKNIIEGKEFVFTYDVSFKPSEIKWASSWDTYLLMNEEQIHWFSILNFLMIVLFLSGMRTLCRDIANYKQLEIKDEAXEETAGWKLAXGNVFRPPINSGLLRFYVGTGVQIFGMTLVPMSFALVGFLSPLNRRQLMTTTVLLWVFMGLIAGYSVHWYKMFKGAEWKRNTLKAAFMFPGILFAILFALNALKWGEQFLGVLPFGTMFALVFLWFGISVPLVFVGNYLGFKSPAIEDPVKTNQIPREIPKQAWYMKPAFSILIGGILSFGAVFVELYFILTSIWFNQFYYIFSPLQALDNVGKVTCKLDSSAMAKSRHKQRDCEVRHALVHWGGLPWKRLHGKTLLLFIISHSILEDKVPSEEDGNVTTQHDVEELSSTSATIAPHSGRRNTQTS